One Ignavibacteriota bacterium genomic window carries:
- a CDS encoding molybdopterin-dependent oxidoreductase: MALITIDGTQYEVDPKLTIIQAAKENGITIPHFCWHPKLSVAGNCRMCLVDVGNPRRNKDGTFVQNEKNERVIDFMPKLAIACSTPVADGMVVNTKSPKVVNAQEAVMEFLLINHPLDCPICDEAGECKLQDYAYKYSVGESRFEFNKVRKPKRVELGPNVMLDTERCIMCSRCIRFCDEIVKTPQLTFTQRGDHVELTTFPDVKLDNAYSMNVIDLCPVGALTSRDFRFKARVWELSSTDSVCVGCSRGCNTKVWVRNNEILRLTPRFNPEVNDYWMCDNGRLNTFKWVNSEKRISAPMIRKDGQLVDVGWDEAVAKVVSELRHYKKNEIAALGSPFATNEDNYAFVKLMKHLGITNIDFMPHVIEGDEDDLLVRSDKTPNSLGAKTVGVHPENNSLNLENIIRGINDGTIKALYSLDEHIAYEPRMSAVLSKLDLFIVHASIENETVKFADIIFSNATYAEKNGTYINFQGHIQRIRPAVSVLEQERSLDGFAMSRLDKFGAQNDRWTQGSKRDARAVWRVCSRIAGALGAKWKYNSAEEVFNEMANTLEVFKGMSYLKLGTRGMKINSTSHKQTINSTAKVTA; this comes from the coding sequence ATGGCTCTCATTACAATTGATGGAACTCAATACGAAGTTGACCCGAAATTAACAATCATTCAGGCGGCGAAGGAGAACGGAATTACGATTCCGCATTTCTGCTGGCATCCGAAATTATCTGTGGCAGGAAATTGCCGTATGTGTTTGGTTGATGTCGGAAACCCGCGCCGCAACAAAGACGGTACGTTTGTGCAGAATGAAAAGAACGAACGTGTCATTGACTTCATGCCGAAACTTGCAATTGCATGTTCAACACCGGTTGCAGACGGAATGGTCGTCAACACGAAATCTCCAAAAGTTGTGAACGCGCAGGAAGCAGTGATGGAATTCCTCCTCATCAACCATCCGCTTGATTGCCCAATTTGCGATGAAGCAGGAGAATGTAAACTTCAAGACTACGCGTATAAATACAGCGTTGGCGAAAGCCGTTTCGAGTTTAACAAAGTCAGAAAACCGAAACGAGTTGAACTCGGACCAAATGTTATGCTTGATACAGAACGTTGTATCATGTGTTCACGGTGCATTCGTTTCTGCGATGAAATTGTGAAGACACCGCAACTCACCTTCACACAGCGCGGCGACCATGTTGAACTCACAACTTTTCCTGATGTGAAACTCGATAATGCCTATTCGATGAATGTGATTGATTTGTGTCCGGTTGGTGCCCTCACGAGCAGAGATTTTCGTTTCAAAGCGCGTGTGTGGGAATTATCTTCGACCGATTCAGTTTGTGTCGGATGTTCACGCGGTTGTAACACGAAAGTGTGGGTTCGCAACAACGAAATCCTCCGTCTCACGCCCCGCTTCAATCCCGAGGTGAATGATTACTGGATGTGCGACAACGGACGACTCAACACGTTCAAATGGGTGAACTCGGAAAAGCGAATCAGCGCTCCGATGATTCGGAAAGACGGACAACTTGTTGATGTCGGCTGGGATGAAGCGGTTGCAAAAGTTGTTTCAGAACTCCGGCATTACAAGAAAAATGAAATTGCCGCGCTCGGTTCTCCGTTCGCCACGAACGAAGATAATTATGCGTTTGTCAAATTGATGAAACACCTCGGCATTACAAACATTGATTTCATGCCTCATGTGATTGAAGGAGATGAAGATGATTTGCTTGTACGTTCTGATAAAACACCGAACAGTCTCGGAGCGAAAACTGTCGGAGTTCATCCTGAGAATAATTCTTTGAATTTAGAAAATATTATTCGAGGCATCAACGACGGTACAATCAAAGCGCTCTATTCACTTGATGAACACATTGCGTATGAACCGAGAATGTCGGCTGTCCTTTCTAAGTTAGATTTGTTTATCGTTCATGCCTCAATTGAAAATGAGACTGTGAAATTTGCCGATATTATATTTTCTAATGCAACGTATGCCGAGAAAAACGGAACGTACATTAATTTTCAAGGTCATATTCAACGTATCCGCCCGGCAGTTTCCGTGCTTGAACAAGAACGCTCGCTCGATGGATTTGCGATGAGCCGACTTGATAAATTCGGCGCGCAAAATGACCGATGGACACAAGGTTCGAAACGGGATGCACGAGCTGTCTGGAGAGTTTGTTCGCGGATTGCAGGCGCGCTCGGCGCAAAATGGAAATACAACTCTGCAGAAGAAGTGTTCAATGAAATGGCAAACACCCTCGAAGTATTCAAAGGAATGTCGTACCTTAAACTCGGCACACGCGGGATGAAAATAAACTCTACGAGCCATAAGCAAACAATTAATAGCACAGCAAAGGTGACTGCATAA